One part of the Rutidosis leptorrhynchoides isolate AG116_Rl617_1_P2 chromosome 1, CSIRO_AGI_Rlap_v1, whole genome shotgun sequence genome encodes these proteins:
- the LOC139870093 gene encoding L-ascorbate oxidase homolog: protein MVGKMNLSFVCALFLVISTINGEDPYRFFTWKVTYGDIYPLGVKQQGILINGQFPGPQINCVTNDNLIISVYNYLKEPFLLSWNGLQHRRNSWQDGTPGTTCPIPPGKNFTYMLQAKDQIGSFFYFPSLGMHKAAGGYGGIKIYSRPRIPVPFPFPAGDHTVLAGDWYKKGHQRLRHILDMGRNLPSPDGLIINGRGWNGYSFEVEHGKTYRFRISNVRLTTSINFRIQGHTMKLVEVEGSHTVQNTYNSLDLHLGQSASVLVTANQAVRDYYVVVSSRFTRRVLMTTGILHYKYSRIGVSGPPPGGPTTQIAWSLMQARTLRWNLTASGPRPNPQGSYHYGMIKPSRTIILSNSAPWINGKQRYAVNGVSFVLGDTPLKLADYFNIGGVFNVGSIPDRSYSNGNNAYLATSVMHADFRSFAEIVFQNWEDSVQSWHIDGYSFFVVGMNGGQWTQASRSRYNLRDTVARSTVQVYPKAWTAIYIALDNVGMWNIRSENWARQYLGQQFYLRVYSPTHSWRDELPIPKNALLCGRARGRHTRPL, encoded by the exons ATGGTGGGAAAAATGAATCTTTCTTTCGTTTGTGCTCTGTTTTTGGTCATCAGCACCATCAATGGTGAAGACCCTTATAGGTTTTTCACTTGGAAAGTTACTTATGGCGACATTTATCCATTGGGTGTTAAGCAACAG GGTATATTGATAAATGGGCAGTTTCCAGGGCCTCAAATTAATTGTGTTACTAATGATAACTTGATTATTAGTGTCTACAATTACTTGAAGGAGCCATTTTTGCTTTCTTG gaatgGGCTACAACACCGAAGAAACTCATGGCAAGATGGAACTCCTGGTACAACATGCCCAATTCCACCTGGCAAGAACTTCACATACATGCTTCAAGCCAAAGATCAGATTGGTAGCTTCTTCTATTTCCCATCACTTGGCATGCACAAGGCTGCCGGAGGCTATGGCGGCATTAAAATCTACAGCCGACCACGAATTCCTGTTCCTTTCCCTTTCCCTGCCGGAGATCACACCGTTCTTGCTGGTGATTGGTACAAAAAAGGCCACCAG AGACTAAGACACATACTGGATATGGGTCGAAACCTTCCTTCACCTGACGGACTTATCATCAATGGGCGTGGGTGGAATGGTTACTCCTTTGAGGTTGAACACG GGAAAACATACAGATTCAGAATATCAAATGTAAGGTTAACAACATCCATCAACTTCAGAATTCAGGGACACACCATGAAGCTTGTTGAGGTGGAAGGATCACACACAGTACAGAACACCTACAACTCACTTGATCTCCACCTCGGACAGTCTGCTTCGGTTTTGGTCACTGCCAACCAGGCTGTACGAGATTACTATGTTGTCGTGTCTTCTCGGTTCACCCGCCGCGTGCTTATGACCACCGGCATCCTTCATTACAAATACTCTAGAATCGGAGTCTCTGGTCCTCCCCCTGGTGGCCCCACAACTCAGATCGCCTGGTCCCTCATGCAGGCCCGAACCCTGAG ATGGAATCTAACTGCGAGTGGACCCAGACCGAACCCACAAGGCTCGTACCATTACGGGATGATCAAGCCTAGCCGCACAATTATCCTATCAAACTCTGCACCTTGGATAAATGGGAAACAAAGATATGCAGTCAATGGTGTGTCATTTGTTTTAGGAGACACTCCTTTAAAACTAGCAGATTATTTCAACATAGGTGGAGTCTTCAACGTTGGAAGCATTCCCGACAGGTCGTACAGCAATGGAAACAACGCATATCTTGCAACCTCTGTTATGCATGCTGATTTCAGGTCTTTTGCTGAGATCGTGTTTCAAAACTGGGAGGACAGCGTTCAATCCTGGCATATCGACGGTTACTCATTTTTTGTTGTTGGTATGAATGGTGGGCAGTGGACCCAAGCTAGTAGATCACGCTACAATTTGAGAGATACAGTTGCTCGTAGCACTGTTCAG GTGTACCCGAAGGCATGGACAGCGATCTATATCGCATTGGACAATGTAGGGATGTGGAACATACGATCGGAAAATTGGGCAAGGCAGTATTTGGGACAACAGTTTTATCTTCGGGTGTACTCACCTACGCATTCGTGGAGGGACGAGTTGCCAATCCCGAAAAACGCACTACTTTGTGGCCGAGCTAGAGGCCGTCACACAAGACCATTGTGA